In the genome of Streptomyces collinus, one region contains:
- a CDS encoding rod shape-determining protein has translation MTGAQDLSGAPARHRPWPLCRRCCGIALDMGSARTRVWLAGKGTVVDVPTVTFPGAGAVHPVQRGTIIDTPGCSRMLRRLLGNRLPRFTRPMVIVTTPVLDGVSYRARARAAVEVLRPRSVLTVPSARCIALAADADMSRPLVVVDIGAHLTEVVLLCDGAVTDAHRTALGTSDLDGATAPEQIVEAVVAMLTAIRRHDRTSLTAGALRRGILVAGGGALRPDITHPLTARLKAPLRIVPAPHTAAVRGAARFLQAAHAHPSARAGLPPVAHPR, from the coding sequence GTGACCGGCGCCCAGGACCTGTCCGGTGCCCCGGCCCGTCACCGGCCGTGGCCCCTGTGCCGGCGGTGCTGCGGCATCGCCCTGGACATGGGCAGCGCCCGCACCCGCGTCTGGCTCGCCGGCAAGGGCACGGTCGTCGACGTGCCCACGGTCACCTTCCCCGGGGCCGGCGCGGTCCACCCCGTCCAGCGGGGCACCATCATCGACACCCCGGGGTGTTCCCGGATGCTCCGGCGCCTGCTCGGCAACCGGCTGCCCCGCTTCACCCGCCCCATGGTCATCGTGACCACTCCGGTCCTGGACGGCGTCTCCTACCGGGCCCGGGCCCGTGCCGCGGTGGAGGTGCTGCGGCCCCGCAGCGTCCTGACCGTTCCCAGTGCCCGGTGCATCGCCCTGGCCGCGGACGCGGACATGTCCCGGCCGCTGGTGGTGGTGGACATCGGCGCCCATCTGACCGAGGTGGTGCTGCTGTGCGACGGCGCCGTCACCGACGCGCACCGCACTGCTCTGGGAACCAGCGACCTCGACGGGGCGACCGCGCCCGAGCAGATCGTCGAAGCGGTGGTCGCGATGCTGACCGCGATCCGCCGCCACGACCGCACCTCGCTCACCGCCGGCGCCCTGCGGCGCGGCATCCTCGTGGCCGGCGGGGGAGCCCTGCGCCCCGACATCACCCATCCCCTCACCGCGCGCCTGAAGGCACCGCTGCGCATCGTCCCGGCCCCGCACACAGCGGCCGTCCGCGGCGCCGCCCGGTTCCTGCAAGCCGCCCACGCCCACCCCTCGGCCCGGGCAGGCCTCCCGCCGGTCGCCCACCCCCGCTAG
- a CDS encoding response regulator, with protein MPDTAPPAPTGSSTIRILLADDHALVRRGVRLILDQQPDLEVVAEAGDGAEAIELARTRDVDLAVLDIAMPRLTGLQAARELAAVRPGLRILMLTMHDNEQYFFQALKAGASGYVLKSVADRDLVAACRAAMRDEPFLYPGAVTALIRNYLDRARRGQEDPDQILTPREEEVLKLVAEGHSSKEIADLLFISIKTVQRHRANLLQKLGLRDRLDLTRYAIRAGLIEP; from the coding sequence ATGCCCGACACGGCCCCGCCCGCTCCGACGGGTTCCAGCACGATCCGTATCCTGCTCGCCGACGACCACGCGCTGGTCCGTCGCGGCGTGCGGCTCATCCTCGACCAGCAACCGGACCTCGAAGTGGTCGCCGAGGCCGGTGACGGGGCCGAGGCCATCGAGCTGGCCCGCACCCGCGACGTCGACCTGGCCGTGCTCGACATCGCCATGCCGCGCCTGACCGGTCTGCAGGCCGCCCGCGAACTGGCAGCCGTGAGGCCCGGCTTGCGGATCCTGATGCTCACCATGCACGACAACGAGCAGTACTTCTTCCAGGCTTTGAAGGCCGGTGCGAGCGGCTACGTTCTGAAGTCGGTGGCCGACCGGGACCTGGTCGCCGCCTGCCGGGCCGCCATGCGGGACGAACCCTTCCTGTATCCCGGCGCGGTCACCGCCCTGATCCGCAACTACCTGGACCGGGCCCGCCGCGGCCAGGAGGACCCGGACCAGATCCTCACGCCCCGCGAGGAGGAGGTCCTCAAGCTGGTCGCCGAGGGCCACTCGTCCAAGGAGATCGCCGACCTGCTGTTCATCAGCATCAAGACCGTCCAGCGCCACCGCGCCAACCTGCTGCAGAAACTCGGCCTGCGCGACCGTCTCGACCTCACCCGTTACGCGATCCGCGCCGGACTGATCGAGCCCTGA
- a CDS encoding sensor histidine kinase gives MSLFWRIFALNAVVLGAATALLLWAPVTVSVPVLLTEAVILVGGLAVMLVANAALLRLGLAPLDRLTKLMTTVDLLRPGQRLPASGAGGVAELIRTFNAMLERLEQERAASSARALLAQESERRRIAQELHDEVGQSMTAILLGLKRSADDVPEPQRRELQELQEITRASLDEVRRLVRRLRPGVLDDLGLVSALTSLSEDFATHTGLLVTRRFDTDLPPLAPETELVLYRVAQESLTNVARHADAGRVTVALRRAEDGVVLTVTDDGSGIEAPREGAGIRGMRERALLVGGSLDITPAPRAGTRVQLTAPLARKQL, from the coding sequence GTGTCCTTGTTCTGGCGGATCTTCGCGCTCAACGCCGTGGTGCTGGGCGCGGCCACGGCCCTGCTGCTGTGGGCACCGGTGACCGTCTCGGTGCCGGTGCTGCTGACCGAGGCGGTGATCCTGGTCGGCGGCCTGGCCGTGATGCTCGTCGCGAACGCCGCGCTGCTGAGGCTCGGCCTGGCCCCGCTGGACCGGCTCACGAAGCTGATGACCACCGTGGACCTGCTGCGCCCCGGCCAGCGCCTGCCCGCTTCCGGGGCCGGCGGGGTCGCCGAGCTGATCCGTACCTTCAACGCCATGCTGGAGCGGCTGGAGCAGGAGCGGGCCGCCAGCAGCGCCCGGGCCCTGCTGGCCCAGGAGTCGGAACGCCGTCGCATCGCCCAGGAACTGCACGACGAGGTCGGCCAGAGCATGACCGCGATCCTGCTGGGGCTCAAGCGCTCCGCGGACGACGTACCGGAGCCGCAGCGCAGGGAGTTGCAGGAACTGCAGGAGATCACCCGGGCGAGCCTGGACGAGGTGCGCCGCCTGGTGCGAAGGCTGCGGCCCGGCGTGCTGGACGATCTGGGCCTGGTCAGCGCGCTGACCTCGCTCAGCGAGGACTTCGCCACCCATACCGGGCTGCTGGTCACGCGCCGCTTCGACACCGACCTGCCCCCGCTGGCACCGGAGACGGAGCTGGTCCTCTACCGCGTCGCGCAGGAGTCGCTGACCAACGTCGCCCGCCACGCGGACGCCGGGCGGGTCACCGTCGCGCTGCGCCGCGCCGAGGACGGCGTGGTGCTGACCGTGACCGACGACGGCAGCGGCATCGAGGCACCCCGCGAGGGCGCCGGCATCCGCGGCATGCGCGAGCGGGCCCTGCTCGTCGGGGGCAGCCTCGACATCACCCCGGCACCCCGGGCCGGCACCCGGGTCCAGCTCACCGCGCCGCTCGCAAGGAAGCAGCTCTGA
- a CDS encoding TraR/DksA family transcriptional regulator, with the protein MSLDVTRAEPHPHEARRRLEHARASRLAQLRALDETERGSDDHLLSAQKTAMEGVLKEIDEAFTRIDDGTYGICVGCAKPVPAERLEILPYTRHCVACRRRTA; encoded by the coding sequence ATGTCGCTCGACGTCACCCGGGCCGAGCCCCACCCGCACGAGGCCCGCCGGCGCCTGGAACACGCCCGCGCCTCCCGGCTGGCACAGCTGCGTGCCCTCGACGAGACCGAGCGCGGCTCGGACGATCACCTGCTGTCCGCGCAGAAGACCGCGATGGAGGGGGTGCTGAAAGAGATCGACGAAGCCTTCACCCGCATCGACGACGGCACCTACGGCATCTGCGTGGGCTGCGCGAAGCCCGTTCCCGCGGAACGGCTCGAAATCCTGCCCTACACCCGCCACTGCGTCGCCTGCCGGCGCCGCACGGCGTGA
- a CDS encoding TraR/DksA family transcriptional regulator, with product MVNHQTVAESTTHLSAEELAALRENLHEQRLFRQEQLRLLGGPVTSRAEDRLRQRAAAQTEVRVKLAASARMVLTDVEAALTRMDEGAYGACHLCRRPIERERLMIVPQARYCARCQQVKEAQP from the coding sequence GTGGTGAACCACCAGACCGTCGCAGAGAGCACGACGCACCTGTCGGCCGAGGAACTCGCCGCGCTGCGCGAGAACCTCCATGAGCAGCGCCTCTTCCGTCAGGAGCAACTGCGCCTGCTCGGCGGGCCGGTCACCTCCCGGGCCGAGGACCGGCTCCGGCAGCGGGCCGCCGCGCAGACCGAGGTCCGCGTCAAACTCGCCGCCTCCGCCCGCATGGTCCTCACCGACGTCGAAGCGGCCCTCACCCGCATGGACGAAGGCGCGTACGGCGCCTGCCATCTGTGCCGGCGCCCGATCGAACGCGAACGGCTCATGATCGTGCCGCAGGCCCGCTACTGCGCCCGCTGCCAGCAGGTCAAGGAGGCGCAGCCGTGA
- a CDS encoding Pls/PosA family non-ribosomal peptide synthetase → MAAIQESDALGLLDETLGAEIRQEFGEAARFSGRPAASPRTLVDVFEASVRSYPDEPALDDGMSCLTYRALAVEVDRMRRRLASAGVGLGDRVGVRVPSGTNELYIAVLAVLATGAAYVPVDAEDPDERADLVFGEAGVRAVVGAGRQITVHRPGTAPAARPGAGHDAWIIFTSGSTGKPKGVAVSHRSAAAFVDAEAALFLTEEPIGPGDRVMAGLSVAFDASCEEMWLAWRYGACLVPVPRSQVRSGADLGPWLVEQEITVVSTVPTLAALWEPETLNDVRLLIFGGEACPPELAQRLVTEGREVWNTYGPTEATVVACASLMTGQEPIRIGLPLDGWELAVVDEAGEPVPMGGSGQLVIGGVGLARYLDAEKDAEKYAPLEPLGWERAYRSGDLVKAEPEGLVFLGRADEQIKLGGRRIELGEVDAALQALPGVAGAAAAVRTARSGNQLLVGYVVTQDGWDHATAVEKLRAELPAALVPLLAPVEELPTRTSGKVDRNALPWPLRDLETDGPAEQLYGTEAWLAEQWTAVLGIPVTGALDDFFAIGGGSLAAAQLTTRLRTRYPGAAVLDVYQQPVLRKLARRLEKSARDDEARRTIAPVPRRAQIVQTLLLVPLFTLLGLRWTVALAVLGNLLPAYAWLPTAPWWLLALGAVVLFSPPGRLALAAGGARLLLRGVKPGRYPRGGGVHLRLWTAERLAEFSGATSLTGSWLQRYARALGAKVGPDVDLHSLPPVTGLLKLGRGAAVESEVDLSGHWLDGDRLEIGTVKVGAHAVVGTRSVLFPGARVGKRAEVAPGSAVAGQIPTGQRWAGAPAVKLGKAKRNWPKERPRRGTSWGVLYGLTGLALTALPVLAAVAALLVARVFVTPGSVLTGAALAVVPATLTYGATYAVLLLIAVRLLSLGLREGTHPTHSRIGWQAWTVTQLMDRSRETLFPLYAGLVTPVWLRLLGMRIGRGAEVSTVLALPSLTTVGEGAFLADDTLTAPYELGGGWMRIGRAEIGRRAFLGNSGMTAPGRSVPDGGLVGVLSATPKKAKKGTSYLGLPPVKLPRAAAGGDQSRTYAPPARLLWARGLVELCRIVPVFCSAGLAVLTMAALCALGPWAPLLSGLVLLAAGGGAALVSIVAKWALVGRHRSGEHPLWSSFVWRNELADTFVEVLAVPWLAGAVPGTPVMTAWLRGLGARIGKGVWVESYWLPETDLVTLRDAATVNRGCVLQTHLFHDRILRTDTVVLREGATLGPGGIVLPGSTIGARTTLGPASLVMAAESVPDDTRWLGNPIEAWRP, encoded by the coding sequence ATGGCAGCCATACAGGAGAGTGACGCTCTCGGCCTGCTCGACGAAACGCTCGGCGCGGAGATCCGGCAGGAGTTCGGGGAGGCGGCCCGCTTCTCGGGGCGTCCGGCGGCGTCACCGCGCACGCTCGTCGACGTGTTCGAGGCCTCCGTGCGGTCGTACCCGGACGAGCCCGCCCTCGACGACGGCATGAGCTGCCTCACCTACCGCGCCCTGGCCGTGGAGGTGGACCGGATGCGGCGGCGGCTCGCCTCCGCGGGAGTCGGGCTCGGAGACCGGGTGGGAGTCCGGGTCCCGTCCGGCACCAACGAGCTCTACATCGCGGTCCTCGCCGTGCTCGCGACCGGAGCCGCATACGTCCCCGTCGATGCCGAAGACCCCGACGAGCGGGCCGACTTGGTGTTCGGTGAGGCGGGCGTACGGGCCGTCGTCGGGGCCGGGCGGCAGATCACCGTGCACCGGCCCGGTACGGCCCCCGCCGCACGCCCCGGTGCCGGACACGACGCGTGGATCATCTTCACGTCCGGCTCCACCGGGAAGCCCAAGGGTGTCGCCGTCTCGCACCGCAGCGCCGCCGCGTTCGTGGACGCCGAGGCCGCACTCTTCCTCACCGAGGAACCGATCGGGCCCGGCGACCGGGTCATGGCGGGGCTGTCCGTGGCGTTCGACGCCTCCTGCGAGGAGATGTGGCTGGCCTGGCGGTATGGCGCCTGCCTGGTACCGGTGCCGCGTTCGCAGGTCAGGAGCGGCGCCGACCTCGGGCCCTGGCTGGTCGAGCAGGAGATCACGGTCGTCTCGACGGTGCCGACGCTCGCCGCCCTGTGGGAGCCGGAGACCCTCAACGACGTGCGCCTGCTGATCTTCGGCGGGGAGGCCTGCCCGCCCGAGCTGGCCCAGCGGCTGGTGACCGAGGGGCGAGAGGTCTGGAACACCTACGGGCCCACCGAGGCGACCGTGGTGGCCTGTGCCTCGCTGATGACCGGTCAGGAGCCGATCCGGATCGGGCTGCCCCTGGACGGCTGGGAGCTGGCCGTCGTCGACGAGGCCGGCGAGCCCGTCCCCATGGGCGGCAGCGGACAGCTGGTCATCGGCGGGGTCGGTCTCGCCCGGTACCTCGATGCCGAGAAGGACGCCGAGAAGTACGCGCCCCTGGAGCCCCTGGGCTGGGAGCGGGCGTACCGCAGCGGCGACCTCGTCAAGGCCGAGCCCGAGGGGCTGGTCTTCCTCGGGCGGGCCGACGAGCAGATCAAGCTCGGCGGACGGCGGATCGAGCTCGGCGAGGTCGACGCCGCACTCCAGGCCCTGCCCGGAGTCGCCGGCGCGGCGGCCGCCGTACGGACCGCTCGCAGCGGCAATCAGCTCCTCGTCGGGTACGTCGTCACCCAGGACGGATGGGACCACGCCACCGCCGTCGAGAAACTGCGGGCCGAACTGCCCGCCGCCCTCGTGCCGTTGCTCGCCCCGGTCGAAGAGCTTCCCACCCGCACCTCGGGCAAGGTCGACCGCAACGCGCTGCCCTGGCCGCTGCGGGACCTGGAGACCGACGGCCCTGCGGAGCAGCTCTACGGCACCGAGGCCTGGCTCGCCGAGCAGTGGACCGCGGTGCTCGGCATCCCGGTCACCGGCGCCCTGGACGACTTCTTCGCGATCGGCGGCGGCAGCCTGGCCGCCGCACAGCTCACCACCCGGCTGCGCACCCGCTACCCGGGCGCGGCCGTCCTGGACGTCTACCAGCAGCCCGTGCTGCGCAAGCTGGCCCGGCGGCTGGAGAAATCCGCGCGGGACGACGAGGCACGGCGCACGATCGCCCCGGTGCCGAGGCGTGCCCAGATCGTCCAAACGCTGCTCCTCGTCCCGCTGTTCACCCTCCTCGGCCTGCGCTGGACCGTGGCACTGGCCGTCCTCGGGAACCTCCTGCCCGCCTACGCATGGCTGCCCACGGCCCCCTGGTGGCTCCTCGCGCTCGGAGCCGTCGTCCTCTTCAGCCCGCCGGGGCGGCTCGCCCTGGCCGCCGGCGGCGCGCGACTGCTGCTCCGCGGTGTCAAGCCCGGCCGGTACCCACGCGGCGGCGGCGTACATCTGCGGCTGTGGACCGCCGAACGGCTGGCCGAGTTCAGCGGCGCGACGTCGCTGACGGGCTCCTGGCTGCAGCGCTACGCGCGAGCGCTCGGCGCCAAGGTCGGCCCGGACGTCGACCTGCACTCCCTGCCGCCGGTCACCGGCCTGCTCAAACTGGGGCGGGGCGCGGCCGTGGAGTCCGAGGTGGACCTGTCCGGCCACTGGCTGGACGGCGACCGGCTGGAGATCGGCACGGTCAAGGTCGGCGCACACGCCGTCGTGGGCACGCGCAGTGTGCTCTTCCCCGGAGCCCGGGTGGGCAAGCGGGCCGAGGTGGCGCCCGGCTCCGCGGTGGCCGGGCAGATTCCCACCGGCCAGCGGTGGGCGGGCGCGCCCGCGGTCAAACTCGGCAAGGCCAAGCGCAACTGGCCCAAGGAACGTCCGCGGCGCGGAACGTCCTGGGGCGTCCTGTACGGTCTCACCGGCCTCGCGCTGACCGCCCTGCCGGTGCTGGCGGCGGTGGCCGCGCTCCTCGTGGCCCGGGTCTTCGTCACGCCGGGCTCGGTCCTCACGGGCGCCGCCCTGGCCGTCGTCCCGGCCACGCTCACCTACGGGGCGACCTACGCGGTGCTGCTGCTGATCGCCGTACGGCTGCTGAGCCTCGGACTGCGTGAGGGGACCCACCCGACGCACAGCCGGATCGGATGGCAGGCCTGGACGGTCACCCAGCTGATGGACCGCTCGCGGGAGACGCTGTTCCCGCTGTACGCCGGGCTGGTGACACCGGTGTGGCTCCGGCTGCTCGGGATGCGGATCGGGCGCGGCGCCGAGGTGTCGACGGTGCTGGCACTGCCCAGCCTGACGACGGTCGGTGAGGGCGCCTTCCTGGCGGACGACACCCTGACCGCGCCGTACGAGCTCGGCGGCGGCTGGATGCGGATCGGACGCGCCGAGATCGGGCGGCGCGCCTTCCTCGGGAACTCGGGGATGACGGCACCCGGGCGGAGCGTGCCGGACGGCGGGCTGGTCGGTGTGCTGTCGGCGACGCCCAAGAAGGCCAAGAAGGGCACCTCCTACCTGGGGCTGCCGCCGGTCAAGCTGCCCCGTGCCGCCGCCGGCGGTGACCAGAGCCGTACCTACGCACCGCCCGCCCGGCTGCTGTGGGCACGCGGTCTGGTGGAACTGTGCCGGATCGTGCCGGTCTTCTGCTCGGCGGGACTGGCGGTGCTGACGATGGCCGCGCTGTGTGCCCTGGGGCCCTGGGCGCCCCTGCTGTCGGGGCTCGTGCTGCTCGCGGCGGGAGGCGGCGCGGCCCTCGTCTCGATCGTCGCCAAGTGGGCGCTCGTGGGGCGGCACCGCAGCGGGGAGCACCCGCTGTGGTCGTCCTTCGTGTGGCGCAACGAACTGGCGGACACCTTCGTCGAGGTACTCGCCGTGCCCTGGCTGGCGGGCGCGGTGCCGGGCACGCCGGTGATGACGGCATGGCTGCGGGGGCTGGGTGCCCGGATCGGCAAGGGCGTCTGGGTCGAGAGCTACTGGCTGCCCGAGACCGATCTGGTGACGCTCCGGGACGCCGCCACCGTGAACCGCGGCTGCGTCCTTCAGACCCACCTCTTCCACGACCGGATCTTGCGGACGGATACTGTGGTCCTCCGTGAGGGCGCGACGCTGGGCCCTGGCGGGATCGTCCTGCCCGGCAGCACGATCGGGGCCCGGACGACGCTGGGTCCCGCGTCGCTCGTCATGGCCGCGGAGTCCGTCCCCGACGACACCCGCTGGCTCGGCAACCCGATCGAGGCATGGCGCCCCTGA
- a CDS encoding dihydrofolate reductase family protein, whose amino-acid sequence MRSVTYSMGVSLDGYIVGPDGDFGWTEPGDDVFRFWIDEIRQVDVHLLGRRLYETMLYWETADQDPSLDEEMLEWARLWKPLPKVVFSTTLTSVQGHARLASGSVAEEIERLRAEPGEGEIAIGGATLAAEAAAAGLIDEYRAMVYPVLVGGGIPFFPRDERRVDLELVETRTYSSRVVYLRHRVTRQQA is encoded by the coding sequence ATGCGCAGCGTGACCTATTCGATGGGCGTCTCACTTGACGGCTACATCGTCGGGCCGGACGGCGACTTCGGCTGGACGGAACCCGGCGACGACGTCTTCCGCTTCTGGATCGACGAGATCCGGCAGGTCGACGTCCACCTGCTGGGACGACGGCTGTACGAGACGATGCTGTACTGGGAGACCGCCGACCAGGACCCCTCGCTCGACGAAGAGATGCTCGAATGGGCCCGGCTCTGGAAGCCGCTTCCGAAAGTGGTGTTCTCCACCACGCTGACCTCGGTCCAGGGCCACGCCCGCCTGGCCTCCGGCAGTGTGGCGGAGGAGATCGAGCGGTTGCGGGCCGAGCCGGGGGAGGGCGAGATCGCGATCGGCGGCGCGACGCTCGCCGCCGAGGCGGCCGCGGCGGGTCTGATCGACGAATACCGGGCGATGGTCTACCCGGTGCTCGTCGGCGGCGGTATTCCGTTCTTCCCCCGGGACGAGCGCCGGGTGGATCTCGAACTCGTCGAAACCCGCACCTACAGCTCGCGAGTCGTCTACCTCCGCCACCGCGTGACGCGTCAGCAGGCCTGA